Proteins from a genomic interval of Salmo salar chromosome ssa14, Ssal_v3.1, whole genome shotgun sequence:
- the LOC106569963 gene encoding death domain-associated protein 6, whose product MFSSWEKFRCRAPKNSPYLMAVASAAMMDSIVILDDDEEEERPQPSSSTTSSKLSGIQRTPPKIQQPAPTHITQSPFATVKKESHVLQAENQKLFTEFVEYCSAQTQDCPEVMTFLHAKHSKASPDFLSSVEFRNTLGRCLTRAQASRTKTFVYINELCTVLKQHSDKRRQSVVKVEPSAGEKKEEMEEEAPTEELPSTSGQQEAKEEEAVEDEKEKKTRKASRRQIAYLENLLKMYNDEIRRLQEKELSVNELEEEDSSYIQEHKLKRKMMKIYDKLCELKGCSSLTGRVIEQRIQYKGTRYPEVNRKIERFINSPEAQLNPPDYTDILQHVRRANERHGLNLSRKQLTQISQDAFRETGNRLQERRHLDMVYNFGSHLTDLYKPTTDPALLDPTLARKLRSNREVALSSLEQVISKYALKQDDTEEEERSKRIERDRQKKESLAQEATTANDNPLTKGEDEGEEQAEEEDDEDDESSDPDIEEEIQASKAQAGPEEEEDNEVEAANESETEVDGGSDGDQDGGEKEENAEDTDSVMRGISLVSRGDTPRISSLVDQSPTDSPSQSEAMEADKENESSDTNFIKEDVVSSNHISAVSVSTSVETKDSSASPMAANQVSLPPSPVLISTNEDSCTVITETRSANCSPRPPSPKDTSRGRKRRRKEEVESRKFHNGDLRHHNGSESDLPLDMGVVTSSLLRADSTRADTPTQEMVTSSQSTPPPKKNKVNVATQCDPDEVIVLSDSE is encoded by the exons ATGTTCTCGAGCTGGGAGAAATTTCGGTGTCGAGCGC CAAAGAATAGTCCCTATCTGATGGCGGTTGCCTCAGCAGCAATGATGGACAGTATTGTAATccttgatgatgatgaagaggaggagaggcctcagccttcttcctccaccacctcctctaaACTCTCAGGCATTCAGCGTACTCCCCCCAAAATCCAGCAGCCCGCTCCTACTCACATCACCCAATCTCCTTTCGCCACTGTGAAGAAAGAGAGCCACGTTCTTCAAGCAGAGAACCAGAAGCTCTTTACTGAG TTTGTAGAGTACTGCTCGGCCCAAACGCAGGACTGCCCCGAGGTCATGACCTTCCTGCACGCAAAGCACTCCAAGGCCTCACCGGACTTTCTGTCCTCGGTGGAGTTCCGCAACACGCTGGGCCGCTGCCTGACACGCGCCCAGGCCAGCCGCACCAAGACCTTTGTCTACATCAACGAGCTGTGCACCGTCCTCAAACAGCACTCGGACAAGAGGAGGCAGAGTGTTGTGAAGGTGGAGCCTTCCGCtggggagaagaaggaggagatggaagaggaggCACCGACGGAGGAGCTACCGTCTACCTCGGGGCAGCAGGAAGCGAAGGAGGAGGAGGCGGTGGAGgacgagaaggagaagaagacgaGGAAAGCTTCCCGGAGACAG ATTGCGTACCTGGAGAACCTGCTGAAGATGTACAATGATGAAATCCGGCGGCTGCAGGAGAAGGAGCTGAGCGTCAACGAGCTGGAGGAGGAGGACTCCAGCTATATCCAGGAGCACAAGCTAAAACGAAAG ATGATGAAGATCTATGATAAGCTCTGTGAGCTGAAGGGGTGCAGCAGTCTGACAGGCAGAGTGATCGAGCAGAGGATCCAATACAAAGGGACACGCTACCCTGAGGTCAACAGAAAG ATTGAGCGTTTCATCAATAGTCCCGAGGCCCAGCTGAATCCCCCCGACTACACGGACATCCTGCAGCATGTCCGTCGGGCCAACGAGCGCCACGGCCTCAACCTCAGCAGAAAGCAGCTGACCCAGATCTCCCAGGACGCCTTCCGCGAGACTGGAAACCGACTGCAGGAGAGACGCCACCTCGACATGGTCTACAACTTCGGCTCGCACCTCACAGACCTCTACAAACCCA CTACTGACCCTGCACTGTTGGACCCCACGTTGGCCCGTAAGCTGCGCTCTAACCGGGAGGTGGCTCTCTCCAGCCTGGAGCAGGTCATCTCCAAATACGCCCTGAAGCAGGACGacacggaggaggaggagaggagtaaacggatagagagagacaggcagaagaAAGAG TCATTGGCGCAGGAGGCCACCACAGCCAATGACAATCCCTTGACGAAGGGAGAGGATGAGGGTGAGGAACAagctgaggaagaggatgatgaagACGATGAATCGTCTGATCCAGACATCGAGGAAGAGATCCAGGCCAGCAAAGCACAAGCAGGGCCAG aggaggaggaggacaacgAGGTAGAGGCAGCAAACGAGAGTGAAACCGAGGTGGATGGGGGGAGTGACGGAGACCAGGACGGAGGGGAGAAAGAAGAGAACGCTGAGGACACAGACTCTGTGATGAGAGGAATCAGCCTCGTCTCTCGGGGTGATACCCCGCGGATCTCCTCCTTAGTCGACCAATCCCCCACAGACAGCCCCAGCCAATCAGAGGCGATGGAGGCCGACAAGGAGAACGAATCATCCGATACCAACTTCATAAAGGAAGACGTTGTTTCCTCCAATCACATTTCGGCTGTGTCTGTAAGCACTAGTGTGGAAACTAAGGACTCCTCAGCCTCCCCCATGGCGGCGAATCAGGTCTCTTTGCCTCCGTCACCGGTGCTGATTTCGACCAATGAGGACTCCTGCACGGTCATCACTGAGACAAGGTCAGCAAATTGCAGCCCCAGGCCACCCAGTCCCAAAGACACCTCCAGaggcaggaagaggaggaggaaagaagaGGTGGAATCCAGGAAGTTTCACAACGGGGATCTAAGGCACCACAATGGGAG TGAGAGTGACCTCCCTCTGGACATGGGAGTGGTGACCAGTAGCCTCCTGCGGGCAGACTCCACCAGGGCAGACACTCCCACCCAGGAGATGGTCACCAGCTCCCAGTCCACCCCGCCACCGAAGAAAAACAAG GTCAACGTGGCCACCCAGTGTGACCCGGACGAAGTGATCGTCCTATCGGACTCGGAATAA
- the LOC106569964 gene encoding zinc finger and BTB domain-containing protein 22 yields MHSLTMGQGCSSSSGASSGSVVQVCFPSSQASVLDSLNRQREEGQLCDLSIQVQGQVFKAHRCVLAASSPYFHDQVLLKNMSTVSIPAVMDPLAFESVLSCAYTGQLRMLREDIVNYLTVGSVLQMWHIVDKCTELLKEGRLTGSGSAAQGVIGGAQGNPGCSSSESSIGAGSAQAGGSNTQPAPHPPSRPSLSESQSPSSTNYFSPRDTNFGGGAAAAGAAGEGGVNSTPNYCTPSGGEEAFLIEEEDEDEEEELLYHRKRGSSRRKPTASVSDQEVGVSDSFGVSSYQDGDASPLQKRPTYSQPSIMPRKQWVVVKTERPQDDDLIVVSGEEGPDEEEERELEMLRERERTFNISNIRTLSGELSSKADHEMETQMDYCQSSEDYLKFDSGLMDQTPPQHLHDSAGQSGGRTVSALLGQVQSAAAARAQLFPIDMQGNQILMYRQSSLDSSQPIGMGGGMAGAPFKGPNLEHGAVHLSAQGDLGGGLDGLDGGGGGSSGKVFMCHCGKTFTHKSMRDRHINMHLDLRPFNCPVCAKKFKMKHHLTEHMKTHTGLKPYDCHGCGKKFMWRDSFMRHRSHCEGRSGAAGRSEDGGGSDRTDGISPQHLPLSTSEAGHGVVGGRSGISVLSPHHSSTGSSSNAVSCLTMASSGVLLGVNSQSVMQGQGSSVFGLGVSRGGCEEEVGEVGANDSVT; encoded by the exons ATGCATTCTCTGACCATGGGGCAGGGCTGTAGCAGCAGCTCAGGTGCCTCCTCTGGCTCGGTGGTACAGGTGTGCTTCCCCAGCTCCCAGGCGTCTGTACTGGACAGCCTGAACAGGCAGCGCGAGGAGGGCCAGCTCTGTGACCTCTCCATCCAGGTCCAGGGGCAGGTGTTCAAGGCCCACCGCTGTGTGCTAGCTGCATCCTCACCCTACTTTCACGAccag gtGCTCTTGAAGAACATGTCCACCGTCTCCATCCCTGCCGTCATGGACCCGCTGGCGTTCGAGAGCGTCCTGAGCTGCGCCTACACGGGCCAGCTGCGCATGCTCCGCGAAGACATCGTCAACTACCTCACCGTGGGCAGCGTGCTGCAGATGTGGCACATCGTGGACAAGTGCACAGAGCTCCTCAAAGAGGGGCGGTTGACGGGGAGTGGGAGTGCAGCCCAGGGCGTCATTGGGGGAGCGCAGGGGAACCCTGGATGCAGTAGCAGTGAAAGCTCCATCGGGGCTGGGAGTGCCCAAGCTGGGGGAAGCAACACCCAGCCGGCCCCTCACCCTCCCAGCCGCCCGTCCCTGAGTGAGAGCCAGTCTCCCAGCAGCACCAACTACTTTAGCCCCAGAGACACCAACTTCGGAGGGGGAGCGGCGGCCGCTGGAGCTGCAGGGGAGGGAGGCGTGAACTCCACCCCCAACTACTGCACCCCTTCTGGGGGCGAGGAGGCTTTCCTCATTGAAGAAGAGGATGAAGATGAGGAAGAAGAGCTCCTGTACCATAGGAAACGAGGGAGCAGCAGGAGGAAGCCAACGGCCTCTGTCTCAGACCAAGAGGTTGGAGTCAGCGATAGCTTCGGGGTGTCATCCTACCAAGATGGGGATGCCTCCCCTCTCCAGAAGCGGCCCACATACAGCCAGCCCAGCATCATGCCCCGGAAGCAGTGGGTGGTGGTAAAAACAGAGAGGCCCCAGGACGATGACCTGATCGTGGTGTCGGGTGAGGAAGGaccagatgaggaagaggagagagagttggagatgctgagggagagggagaggacgtTCAACATATCCAACATTAGGACTCTGTCTGGAGAGTTGAGCAGCAAAGCGGACCATGAGATGGAGACACAG ATGGATTACTGCCAGTCTTCTGAAGACTACCTCAAGTTTGACAGTGGTTTGATGGACCAGACTCCCCCACAGCACCTTCATGACAGCGCTGGTCAGAGTGGTGGCAGAACCGTCTCAGCCCTACTAGGCCAAGTccagtctgctgctgctgctagagcTCAGCTCTTTCCCATAGACATGCAAGGCAACCAGATCCTCATGTACAGACAATCCTCTCTAGATTCCTCTCAACCCATAGGAATGGGAGGTGGTATGGCCGGGGCACCATTTAAAGGGCCAAACCTGGAGCATGGAGCAGTCCATTTGTCAGCACAGGGGGATTTGGGCGGTGGCTTAGATGGACTGGACGGGGGTGGTGGCGGGAGTTCAGGGAAGGTGTTCATGTGCCACTGTGGAAAGACCTTCACCCACAAGAGCATGCGTGACCGTCACATCAACATGCACCTGGACCTGCGGCCTTTCAACTGCCCGGTTTGCGCCAAGAAGTTCAAGATGAAGCACCACCTGACGGAGCACATGAAGACCCACACGGGGCTCAAGCCCTACGACTGCCACGGCTGCGGCAAGAAGTTCATGTGGCGCGACAGCTTCATGCGGCACCGCTCCCACTGCGAGGGACGGAGCGGGGCGGCTGGCAGGAGCGAGGATGGGGGAGGGTCCGACCGCACTGATGGCATCTCCCCACAGCATCTCCCTCTCTCGACCAGCGAGGCCGGTCACGGTGTCGTTGGTGGCAGGAGTGGGATCTCTGTCTTGTCCCCACATCATTCCAGTACAGGTAGCAGCAGTAATGCTGTCTCTTGCCTGACCATGGCCAGTTCTGGAGTGCTCTTAGGGGTCAACTCTCAGAGCGTGATGCAGGGTCAAGGTTCATCTGTGTTTGGTCTGGGGGTCAGCCGAGGTGGGTGTGAGGAGGAAGTGGGTGAGGTTGGTGCTAATGATAGTGTCACTTAA